In Taeniopygia guttata chromosome Z, bTaeGut7.mat, whole genome shotgun sequence, the sequence TGTTACACACTATTATTAAGACAACTATGAATAAAATGATGGgggaacaaaatatttaaaaggtaGTTTTTTAGCTTTTCTCCTGTACTGTCAATTTCCTATATGTACAGGATTCTTTAATCCAGCAATAAGGTAGAGACTTCTTTTTGATCCCCCAAAACACAGGGTAAGATCAGTACCTGACCATTTCAGAGCACAGATAAAGGAAAATTTATAGTTTAGGCATGGCAGCCATTAAAGGGCTTTTTTATACCTCTGTAGGTAGAggtaaaatacagtttttagCTGAACATGAAAAAGGCTtatcttaattttgttttttctccttactATTCAGAAAGACATTTTGTAACCAAAGAGAAAGTGCAGCCTGGCCTAGATGGTGGATAAGAGAGGATTGCCTTCAATTCCACAGATGAAACTAAACCAATAAACgtattccccttttttttttctcatattaaaAGGTATATGAGAAAGCTTCACTTTTCCTGTGTTATCAACTGCTATGTACTTTAAAGATTTCTCAGGTTCTCGTTTGGCACGAATCACAGTTGTAATCAAGGGCTGAAATCTGGGCCAAAGAACTGCTGACATTTGAATTTGGTTCCTTCACAGtcaataaatgtattttagcTTATATTGCTGTGTAAGTCTCCGAGAAAATTTGCCtactgaaatgttttcatttagaGGAAGTGGATACATACTGTCACTAATCAAGTtctcttttttgtgttttttaggGTAAATACATAGTCTGCATAGACCCTCTAGATGGTTCATCCAACATTGACTGTCTTGTTTCCATTGGGACCATCTTTGCAATttataaaaaggtaaaattatttcatgtaGAATATGAAAGACTATTATTGTGCAGCCATAATATGCAGACAATAAAATCTAACTAAACTTGTTTATGAAAGAGACTCAAGGCCAGCTTTAAGTTAAATCTAGTATTTCACAGACACATGGATTTGAATTTGAATTAGTCTCTTAGAAGAAGAACCTATGTGTACATGGAAGCCTAGCTGATATTCAATTTGCCAGCCAATGAAATTACCCCTTGGAAATGATCATGTCTTAGGTTTCATGAATATTTGTGTTGAGGCAACATACCACATGGTTGTCATCTACTTGGGGAATGtgctttcaggtttttttgctcTCTGTACTAATAGTTCTGTTGGCCTGAGGACAGGCTTCAAAAACAAACCAGAGCTGAAACATGTCATATGCATTTGAAGTGTCTAATTCAGTCTGAAAGGCAGAAACACACTCTGAAGGAGGTTGAAATACCAGACTTACAGGTCATAACATAGGGGAAAAAGCAAATCAGATAAAACACACCCAATTGTCCATTTTAATCACCTTTTGTATATTGTCATATATCTCAAAGTAGCTATTTTCAACTTCATTTTTGtgtgaagcaaaaaaaaacaaaaaaaaatcccaggcaCTTTTGATCAGCTTTGAACTCTGTGAGTCATGTTTCACTTATTTTCAACTGTGCCTCTGAGTTTTCCTCTGAGCTATGTTCATCCTGACTTACAAGGAGGAGCTTACAAGGAGGAGCATAGCTCTTTATTATCTCCTTAATCCTTTCCTGCTTCCTGCATTCCTGCTAGGCTTAGTTAGAAGTGCATTTCTAGATCAATGTGTTTGTATCCTGTATATAATTTGTATTAGTGCATCCAGTAGGAATCTTAGTTGGGGATCATGAAAACATTTGTGTCACCACATGGCATGGATATGGAGCAGAAGACTATCCCTATCCCAGAGTCCTGTCATGTAccagcagaagaaattaaataaatttgacTATATTCTTTCTTGTTCTAGGTGTCCCCTAATGAACCTTCTGGGAAAGATGCTTTACAGCCTGGACGTAATCTCGTGGCAGCTGGTTATGCACTCTATGGGAGTGCCACCATGCTGGTACTGGCAACTTCTGCTGGAGGTGTCAACTGTTTCATGCTGGATCCGGTGAGAATACactctgtttctttgtttctgtattAGGGATTGCAAGGCACTGTCTATAACAACTGTTTGTCCCCAGGAAAATCAACCAAAGGAGCAGTTTTCAAGGTAGCATGAAGGAATGAAGTACAGATGCACTTGTTCTTATAGCCTACCAGCAATAATGTCAAGAGACTTGTATTCCACCTGCCTGATGCAGTGGGGCCATGTGTGTCTGAACAACAGGAAGACAGCTGCATCTGCAGAGCAAATACACAGCATGTGCAAATACATATCATGTGATATTTCAAATCAGCAGTTTTCTCCAGTACAAAATACCCTTTAAGTCTAATTTGTCCTTTCCTTAATACTAGGACTTTAGTAAACCAGAGGAGCATAAATATTTTACCTTCTTCTGTATTTTGAGATCCCACCATGATGTGTAAAAGAGTAAGTGATGTGTGTGGGTGATGTGACATTCTAGCATGCATTTGCCATGagctttaaaacaaaagtcatGTTGATCATAGCAGAAAGTAGTTTGCTTTAGCAGCCTGTTTCTTTGTGATCAGTCAGGGTGACTCCTGCCAGTCTTAAGTTTTTATAACCTGCAGTGATCAAGCTGCAGGAAATACAACTTGGTACCCTCTGTTTTGCAGCGGCTTAAATAGATGcatatattttttactttattcaaGCAACAGATCTAACTTTGAGCATGCATGCATGTTATTCTGTTTACTGTTAGTACTGACTTGGAAATTTACTTTAGAGAAAACTAAACAGATTGGCCCTTGGTCACATGCTTCCAGTTaagcaaagcaaaaaggaaCTGGAGTATCTGCAGCTATTTGATGTATTGCTTCAACATTGATGATTATGTATTGCTTCAGTCAGCACTCTGTTTCCAAACTCCCTAGAGTTCTGAAACTTATATTGCTCTAAGTCTAGCAAAATAATGGGGAGAGAAACAGGTTTACAAATAGCATTTTTTGGGCATAGAAAATAGAGAATGCTTGGAATGGTAGTATGAGGAACTTCCATGATGACAGGATTCATGCTCTGTCTGTGTTTTATGTATAAACAAGAGAGACTTGCATGTAGACTGCAAAGACGACTTTTTGTAGGtactgaattatttaaaaaattggtAGTGGTAGTAAGTTTTTATTAAATTGTGTATTTAAATTGTGTATTATTGGATTTTGCCTTGGTTGGCAAATAAGTGAGGaattaatgttaaaaaatattttttctttcttattgtTAGGCAATTGGAGAATTCATTTTGGTGGAAAGAGATGTGAAAATCAAAAAGAAGGGCAATATCTACAGTCTCAATGAAGGCTATGCTAAATATTTTGATCCTGCCATCACAGAGTAtctcaaaaagaagaaattccCTGAGGTAAAAGATCCTGTTTCAGAGAAACTTTCTGATGACAAAAAACATTCATGATTTCCAGCTTTGTGATAAATCACTCATTCTCTCATTAACTGTTCAGGGCTTGTTTTCCTCTCCTGTCTATTGAAAATATAACTTGATGTAAGATTGCTAATGCAAGCAGCAGTTGATAAAACCAGATATTTCAGCATTCTCCAATACTGCGCTGCAcctcatttgcatttttttactttcttccctttttctttttttgaatcTTTTTTCCTGAATGAGGACTTGAGTAATGGTGCTGAAGGCAAAACTGGGCATTTGGTAATCAAGGAGAGAGGAAATCTTGTCTGGTGATGAATAAATTGGATCAACATATGTTGTATTGCTGCTTCCTCACTGCAACATCTGAGTAGCTGGAGAGCGGCGTGGAGCTGGCAGTGGGTCACTGCTCAGTGGTGACACGAGCTGTGTCCTAGGAGCACCTCTCTCGTGAAAATCTAGTGTAGTTTCAAGGCCTGCTTTGTGTTTGTGCAACTTCCTAGTGACAGGAGGCCCAAAGCTCCAAGGAGTGCCCATAAAAGGTTCTCATGCCTTACACATTTCATCACTGAAGTCATTACACTGGCAGTGACATGTGAACACCTACTATTGTTAAGTGTTGGTGTCCCATCCTGACTTCCTTATCTTGCTTTGAAAGAAGATGGATGTTTTCATCATTCGTCTTTGCAGGCTTGTTGTTTATGTAGATATTAAAATGTTCTCCAGGGAGTAGAGTAAGGAAATAACATCAGAAGTCAACTATTAACtttttcttaacaaaaaaaaaaaaaaaaaaaaaaaaaaaaaagcaaaaaaagcagaaactggCAAAAATCGTTGGAAGAAGTAGGAAAAATCACTTATTTTGCTCTTCAATTATTTTCTGCTAGAAAAGACTAGGCCCCAATATCAATTCCTAGCATTTGAGTTTTTGCTACTGGAAATGCAGTGTTTTCCAAGTGTTAGAGCCAGTGAAGAGTTGGGatacattttctggttttggcacTACTGCCCATCTATGCTGAAGTTTTCtgttaattaattttccttGGATTTTCCTAGttagaaaatgaagaagaaCTGACATACCCTGCAAAACTACTTTGAGTATTATCAGTGAAGCATGATATAGAGATGAAAGATGTTAGGATTGCTAAAGGGCCACGTGGGGGAAGTTAACCTGTTGTCCTGTACAGTTACTTTTATTGGAATGTTTTTCTGTAGGATGGCAGTTCACCGTATGGTGGGAGGTACGTAGGATCTATGGTGGCAGACGTGCATCGCACACTGGTGTATGGAGGAATCTTTCTGTATCCTGCTAACACCAAAAGTCCCAAAGGAAAGGTAAACCTGAATAAGTCCAGTTATAGAAAATACTGTATGATGTAGGTGTTTCACTGTCAAGATCAATATTTTGATTACAGAGCCTGTGTTTTGTAATTTGGTAGCTTGTATTTCTTGTGGCGGGGGGATATGGCCATCCCTTGCACGCTGTCACAAGTGACAGCAGCCTGTTGTCAGGCACCTATTCTAGGGCTGCTACTCACCTGTTTTAACTGCAGTGACTTCTCTGTCTGCAAACATATCCAGCTTGTGGAACGTACCAGAGGGGGGGCCGCTCAAACAGGCGTATCAGCCAAAACTGGTGGTTCTGGTCCCAGCCAAATAGAACATTACAAAGCAAAGAATCCGCATTACCTTGAGATTTTTATCAGAAGCTAGTTTGTAAGAAGCCTAAATGTAGTCAATCCATTGGGAAAATCTTGGGAAATGGAAAATCTTTCCATTGGGAAATCTGCATCTTGTGCGTGGTAACAGGACTTCATCTGGAGGAACTCTGCCTGGCTGCATCTGCCAGGACAATGGTCAATCAGGGAAGATCACGCACTCATGGGCTGACAAGGGGACTGTTTATTCAGCAAAGACCTTTGATCTCTTTTGTAATTCTCCGTAAAATACTGCCTCAGGTTGCAGATAAGATACAGTTATTCATTAGAGAAACCTAGTGGCAAGCTCAGAgctcatgtttttcttttcatttttacacGGTCCTATGTGGTCCGCATCATTAACAGTCGTGTCTTAACATATAAGCTTTATCTCTCTGTAGATAGCCCAATGCCAACATGGGCTATGGAGAATGCACTCAGATTGGGGAAAATCCAGCATtcactgtgtttttaaaagaaaaatccacaCAATTTCATTGTTGAGTCAATGTTTATGTGAAATAAAGAGTACTTAGAATATTGATTAGTTTAAAATCATATGCCAAATATATTTGCATGTCATGTTTTTTGGCATTGCCTGGCCTGACTTCTGCCATTTTGACTTTTGTCTTCTAGCTGAGACTGCTCTACGAATGCAATCCTATGGCTTTTGTTATTGAGAAGGCTGGGGGCATAGCTACAACTGGTCATCAAGCTGTACTAGATATAGTGCCTGAGGATATCCACCAAAGAGTGCCTGTTGTCTTGGGGTCTCCTGATGATGTGAAGGAGTACCTTGAGATAGTCAAGAAACATTCAGCTAAGTAAACAAAGCTTGCGGAATTCACTGAGCACAGGGGATAAAATGTCTTACAGCTGAACCAAAGAATATGCTGCAGTACTGTGAGATTGAGCTGTCTGACTTCTGTAGCAAAAGAGCAAATGAGCCATATTTTCataagattttttaaagtgaaatctTGTGCAACTGCATTGTGCAATGAAAGGCATTAAAAGATTGCATTAAAGGAAGCatcaaaaattaaagcaaaggacaaatatgttttctttttcatgtatCATTTGTGGTTACAGAAGAGCCATGTGTGCTGCAAGGAAATACTGTGTTGCATTCAATATCTAGGGGGAAATAATCTCACCTTTTTTAGACGAGTTACAGAATATCAGAGTACAGCCAACTCTGTCCTCTTTTAAAAGACAtgggaagaaaactcagctgCCTCTTACAATGAGTGACCTTTCCTAGACCAGTGTCTACACTGCAGAAATTGCTCACTGTACTTCAGTCTGGGTTTACTGTGATGGAGAATTAATGTTTGTGGAACATGGGCACTAGGGCATGTTAATTCTGACACGTGATGTTAATAGTGATGGTTGCCACTCTATCAGATCCAGTTACACAAGGATGGAAAATGACATGTTAGTGTGGAGGGGTTTCAATGGGATAAAGAGTATGTGTAGACAGCTCGTACATACACAGTTTCTGCTGTGATGAGCTGGCTATCTTTGCCAAAAATTAACCTTCTTACTTGATGAAAACATGAACTTGTGTATTAGTAGCAACCTCCACCAGATGTTCTTTGTGTTATTTCAGGATTGGGGATTACCATGGAAAAGGATTCAGCTGTGCAAGCAGGAGGCAGGTGCAAAGATCCCTCTAAAGCATACTGACATTTAATATGCTCATTCAGAGGGTGCTGCTGGGAAGAGCTCGCTAGGGCTTGGGGCTGTTCAGCACTGCGTGGATACAGTTTTTGAATcaattaaaatcagaaaatgtttGCTATTTCTCACTGCCCACTTACCTTCACCAAACTCAAAGTAAGGATCACATGGGTGTTGCTGTGGGTAAACTGCCACTGAACACTGACTCAGTTCGTGGTCTAGGGGTGCCATGAGCTATAAACCTGCCTGCCTGAAAGTTTTGCATCTATCAGTGCAGGTGGCCTGACTGAGCGTGGTTCTTCTTGTAGAACAAGAGAGAAGTATGGGGAAGCTGAAATCCATGGTGCAAGGGCATGCTCTTTGAGGACTTAGACAGATAAAAACTTGAGGATCCTCATTCTGACAGTTCATGCTGGGACATTTGGAGGCAGATGGGCAAACCTTAGACAGTTGTATGTATGCATCTGTTCTCCAAACTGATGGGGCGAGATGTTTCTGTCAGGGACTGAATGGCCTAGTTTCTGCTGAAAATGTCAATTCTGATGAGGCTTTGCTAGTGGAGGCAACTTTCAGGGACCTGAACCCATAAAAGACTGAGAGTGCTGGTAGTAGTCAGTCTGGACTACAGTGCCTCAGTGGTCTGTTATCATGAGTCAGCAGACAGAATCCACAGCAGTGTTTTTTGCCTGCTCACTGTAATTCCTTGTCTGTATTCTGCCCTCAATCTTTACAGGAATCTGGACTGCatatatctatttttaataCACCCTACTGACAGCATGTAAAGGTTATAGGTGGAAAGTCAATACTGTCCGTGTTTGCTAGGTCAGTACTCAGTGGTTTGGTTTTGCCTGTGGGCTGACATTTCAAACTTAGCACTTTACCCATTGTGAGATGGGTTTATCTTCTAATCAGTAATGCATCAGGCCACATTTGAACAACATCTCTGGCTAGCCACCAGTGGGGAGAACTACTTAGCAAATTACTTCCATATCCCCCTTTCCAGAGCTCTCCAGTGCAGAGTGGGAAGGTGGATTTGTCACAGGGTCTGCTGTCAGCCCCCGCAGCACTTTTACCCACTGCCCTCCTCAGAGGCTGCATTGTGCCCTTTGGTGAAAGGTCACTGGCTCCAGTTTCAGCTGGCGCCATCCAAGCAACTAGCATTTCATATCAATGAGAAAAGGTGTCACCTTTAAGGCTCAGGACTGGCCCATGCACCAGCGCAAGTGTGAATAATCCCCAAGAGCTCTTTACAGCAGAGGGCAAATCTCCTAGATTTGAAAAATtgaggtatttattttttagctTTAGCACCTTGTACTGAGAGGTTCTCAGGCTTATAGACAATAATCACACATTTTTTACACAATCTGAtttctcccctccccaaaatagTAATTATTTATATAGTCTAATCATTTGGGTTGTTATGTTTCAGTGGGATCACAGTACTTATCAAAACAATAAGGGGTGAAGCTTTCATACAATCCAATTTTGTGCCTTTATCcaggttttatttctctttttgctgTACTTTGACCGCAATATTTATGGAAAGAATGGTTGAAGAGTCTGTGTTCTTAACATAATAGTGTAAGTTAATTTCTTATTTAAGGACTCTTATTTAAGAAGCTTAAAGAATTgtgctttatatatattaaaaaaatccaatacctataaaatacattcacagatttaaaaaaaaaaaaaaaaaaaaaaaaaaaaaaaagaggcaaataGTGGACTTATTAGCTCTGAAAACACTCTTTGAACCACTAACTCCAAAACAAACTTTCTGTTAGAAGATGATCTGAACTTTGTCTTTTGGACCAGTGTAAAAGATTACTTGGAATCAACAGAATGTCTGCATGTGATGTTTTGACAAAAGTTAGAAGTCATAGGCCAACCCTCACCCCATTTCTTATTTACTAATTTGATTTGGTATGCTCATGGTATTCCAGCTACATAGCAGAGAGATTTTGCACTAAAAGCATTTTGGTACGGGTCAGGCTGACAGCTGCCATGATGATGAAATAATGTGCAGAATTTAATGGTTGTACTTTAAACCAGCAGGTATTTTTACATGTATAATATGAACCTTTCTTTTCTTGATCCTACCAGGTGCTATCCCAAAGCTCCCTACAAATACATTACTTTTGGTTTTCTACACAGTCTGTTCAAAAGAAGAAAGTCTCCCAACCAGGCAGAATATGCTGTGTAACATTCGTCTTGTGATGTGAACAGTATCCCATACATTTAACTGTATCACTGTAGTAGAAAAGAGAAATCTTcaagatttctttcttcttcaacCATTGCCTTAGACGATGTAGTATAAAACCTGCCTGTTGCTCCATCTGAGCAACTCTGCTCACCAGTCCTTTCTTCACCTTGgagcagaaatggaaaagtatCCCCAAAGCTAAGCACATGGGATGGAAGCAGCACTGAACTCTGTCTTTCTGCTTGTGGCTAGTGTTCAGGGCTGTTGATTCTAAAAGCCTTTCTTGTAGCTGATTTCAAATTAGAAAACCTTAGCATTCAAATACTTCTAAAACCCTACAAATAATTCATAGATGAAGAGACACTTCTAGGAAAATCTGAAGAAATGCTTCAGCTGCAGTTCCTATTAACACATTAGGTATATGTTTTGATactgaattttggttttgtcttctTGGCAAGATTTTGGTGCAGTAATTTGGGTTAAAGCAATAGCAATGAATCTTAATAAAACTTTTCTTCTGTTACTCCagattttcttgttttgctggGGGGCTTTCCGTATCTTCTACTTTAAAATAAGAGTGCTGCTACTAAGTAAAATGAAGGCTACAACATGTAACAGCATATAGTTTCTCTTACTGCCTAATCAGAGTGGGAAGACAGTGCTGTAATTAAAATCCATAACTCCAGTGTTTCAGACAGCATGTATCTAATGCAAAATCTAATACATTACTTGGAGAGTTTCTGTCTACCTTCACATTGGCACCTTGTGTTCCTAGGATATTTCTTGTAAGGAGTTACTGGCAGCATCATTGCAAATTTGGACATTGCTATATTTACATGGTGCACTACAACATGAAAGCCaacataaaatttcattttgtgagTTATGCCACTGACACACTTAAATCAGAGAAGCCTTATTTGTAAATTATTGGAGACATAATCACTTTGTAGCTAATCAAGCCACAGCTAACCAATACTCATTCATTCAAGCACTACAGTATTACAAACAACACAGACAAGGAATTAAATCATTGAAATGGAACTGCAGCAGACCAACtagcaaaataaaacactttagGAAACACGTGTCAAGATGCACCCCTTCAAAACCCTCCTTCAGGGTGGAGGCCAAAAGTGAGTGAAGAAAGAAGACTTGTGGGAAGGGAACTTCACTCTCTGGAGTCACAGTGCTGTGGGACACTGTGGCACATATGGTTTCTGGTGTCTGGTGCTTTCATTCCTGTTGCCCTGTAAACATAGCCTTGGCTATGCTGAACCAGTTGCTGAACAGGATCTACAGGAAATCCATTTCCAAGAACGCTGCCAGCAAGAGTTTTGCATTATAATCAGTCAGATGTACAGTGAGAATATGTAGCTAGATCTGCACAGAGCTAATTTCAGTGCAGGGGCCCCAGACGAGCAGTAGTTGTTCAGCTGTAGTCCTG encodes:
- the LOC100222802 gene encoding fructose-1,6-bisphosphatase 1 — encoded protein: MTDRSTFDTNVITMTRFVMEEGRRAKGSGEFTQLLNSLCTAIKAISTAVRKAGIANLYGIAGSTNVTGDQVKKLDILSNDLVINMLKSSFSTCVIVSEENKDAVIVETEKQGKYIVCIDPLDGSSNIDCLVSIGTIFAIYKKVSPNEPSGKDALQPGRNLVAAGYALYGSATMLVLATSAGGVNCFMLDPAIGEFILVERDVKIKKKGNIYSLNEGYAKYFDPAITEYLKKKKFPEDGSSPYGGRYVGSMVADVHRTLVYGGIFLYPANTKSPKGKLRLLYECNPMAFVIEKAGGIATTGHQAVLDIVPEDIHQRVPVVLGSPDDVKEYLEIVKKHSAK